The window GAGGCGCAGGACCGGTCCGGCGCCGATGCGGGCGCCCTCCTCGAACACGGAGCGGAACACGGCGAAGTTCAGCGAGACCTTGCGCACGCCCAGTTTGGGGGCGGCGTGGCACAGTTCGGCGACCATGAACTCCATGACGCCGTTGGGGGCGGCGCGGTCACGGCGCATCAGGTCCAGGGAGACGCCGTCCTTGCCCCAGGGCACGAAGGACTGGATCGCGAGGAGCCGGCCGTCCTTGTCGTGGGCCTCGACGAGGAGACAGTCGCCGTCGGCCGGGTCGCCGAGCCGGTCCAGGGCCATGGAGAAGCCCCGTTCGGTCTCGGTGTCGCGCCAGGCGTCGGCCCGTTCGACGAGCTGGCGCATCTCCTCCTCGCTCAGGGTGGAGTGGCGGCGGACGCGGCAACCGGCGCCGGTGCGGCGGACGCGGTTGACGGCCTGGCGGGTGACGCGCATGTCGCGGCCGTCGAGGTCGAAGTCGAGGACGTGCAGGATCGCCTCGTCGCCGAGCTGCAACGCGCCGAGTCCGGCGCGCACGAAGGCCCGGGCGCCCTCTTCGGAGGCTCCCATCACGGCCGGTATCCAGGCGTAGCGGCGGGCCACGTCCTGCCAGACGGCGATCGCGTGCGGCCAGGCCTCCCGGTCGCCGACCGGGTCGCCGCTGGCCAGGCACACCCCGGCCTCGACACGGTAGGTGACGGCGGCCGTGCCGCTGGGTGAGAAGACGACGGCCTTGTCGCGGCGGGTGGCGAAGTAGCCGAGGGAGTCCTGGTCGCCGTAGCGGCCGAGGAGGGCGCGGATGCGGGCCTCCTCGTCGTCGTGCAGGGCGGCTTCGAGGCGCTGGGAGCGGAAGAGGGTGGCGGCGGCGTTCAGCAGGGCGAGCGCGCCGAACAGGCCGAGCAGGAAGTACAGGGCGTGCGGCGGGCGGCCGTCGAAGCTGCCCGCGGGCACCAGGCCGCCCAGGACCCGGTTCGCGGCCCAGGCGAGGCGCTGGTTGCCGGGCAGGGTGCCGGGGAAGGCGGCGACCAGGGCCCAGCCGGCCAGGATCGCCACGACCAGCCCGGCCACCAGGACGGCGAGGGCGCGGCGCACGGCGGCGCGGCGCGAGGCGGCGTAGAACTCCCCGCGGGCGACGATCAGCAGGGCCAGGGCGAGGCCGCACACCACGAAGGACGGGACGGACTCGGCGAACTGGCCGACGGCCATGCCGACGATGTCGGACAGGACCAGCAGGCCCAGGTAGACGACCACCAGCCACCAGGCGATCTTCTTGCGGGCGCCGGTGGCGGCGGCGAGCAGGAACAGGAAGACCGCGTAGGCGAGGTTGGCGCTGACGGGGACGAGCAACAGGTCCAGGAAGGAGACGAGCGGGCGCAGTCCGGTGCGCAGCGGCGGGATGAGCGCGAGCAGGGCGCAGAGCACGCCGAGAACGCCGAAGAAGACCGCGAAGCCCTCGGGTACCCGGCCCAGGAGGCCGTGGGCCCGGCCGCGGGGCGGCCGTATCGGGCCCCCCGTGTCCTTCTCGGCCGTCCCGGTGTCCGCGATGGCACTCATGCTTTCGACTCTAGGAACACCCGCCCCTTCTCGCCCGTCGAGCGCTCCCGGCCGGCGGGTGGGGCGGAGGGCTCCGATAGCCTCGCGGCGTGACGGAACAGCACGCCCATCAGTTCGAGCGGGGCACGGACGGGCCGAAGGTGATCCTCGTCGGAGTGGACGGCTCCGACTCCTCCCTGCGGGCCGCGGCCTACGCCTCCGGCCTGGCCCGGCGGCAGCACGCGCTGCTCGCCGTGGTGTACGTGCAGCCGGTGCTGGCGGCGGGGGCGGCGCTCGGGGCGCCGGTGGCGGAGACGACCGACGAGATAGCCGAGGACCTTGTCGCGCAGATCCGGGAGGCGGCCGAGCGCCTGAAGGGGATCTTCGAGGTCCGCTGGGAGTTCCACACGTTCCCCGGCGACCCGTACAACGGCCTGGTCCAGGCGGCCGACGAACTCAAGGCGGACGCCGTGGTCGTGGGCGCCTCCGAGCAGGCCGGCCACCGGATCGTCGGCTCGGTCGCGGTACGGCTGGTGAAGGCCGGGCGGTGGCCGGTGACGGTGGTGCCGTAGGGGCCTGCCGGCCAGGAGCGCGGTGCTCGCGGTCTACTCCCCCATCACCAGTCCGTCTCCGGCCGCGCCCCTGCCCAGCACGATCTTCCGGATCCGGTCGCGGACGGCCTGGCCGTCGGCGCCCTGGGCGATCGACCGGTTGAGGTTCACGACGCGGCCGGCGTCGACGTCGAAGAGCTGGGGGACGAACTCGGCCTTCGTCACTTCCCAACGGCCGCCCGGGCGTGCGGG of the Streptomyces koelreuteriae genome contains:
- a CDS encoding universal stress protein, translating into MTEQHAHQFERGTDGPKVILVGVDGSDSSLRAAAYASGLARRQHALLAVVYVQPVLAAGAALGAPVAETTDEIAEDLVAQIREAAERLKGIFEVRWEFHTFPGDPYNGLVQAADELKADAVVVGASEQAGHRIVGSVAVRLVKAGRWPVTVVP